TTAATTGTTTTTTCAAACTTTAAATAGTTTTTATAGAGTGTGTCTTTCTTCAAACTCACATCATACAATAACCATAACGGAAATATAAGCATTATACTCGCAACAATTATACCTAGCGGATTTATAAGTAAGGCTTCTGAGATGTTACCTTCTGTAAGCGCAATTATGGAACGTGTGTTGCCGCAAGAGGGGCATGGTACTCCAGTAGTATTTTTAAATAAACAAGCTGGCGTATGGTTATGCTCCGAGTGACCTTGCAACATAATATACGCCAGCCAACTATAACCAGCTATTAATCCTAAAGCAATAATAAGGTATAGCTTGTTTCTAGTCATTTAATTTATCCTAAAAATTGCTGAATTTTTTCTATGTTTTTATCACGAGTAGCATCCATAATCAAAAACCAGTCAACAATAGTCCAAATACCAGCACCACCACATGTTAGCAGTTTACCTACTCCCATACCAGTATCTCCAATAAGAAAACGGTCGATACCTAAACCTCCAGCTAATATAGAAACGATAATGATAGTAGTAGGGTCTTTAAGTTCTATGCTTTGTAGCATAGTCCACTTCGATTCATCTAAGTTTAATAGCCTTTCGCGGATATAATTTAATTGTTGACTTCTGAAATACTTAGCATTTGACATTAAATACATGTCTACTTTTTGTGCCTCCATTTTATTTGTTTTTGGTTGATTATTATGTTGTAAAACTAAAAAAATAATTTAACACATTGTTAATTAATTGTGTTTTTAGTTACCCTGCTAAGGCAAAGCGTATTTTTTTGTTTAAATTTAGATGACGCTTTTTTATAAAATGCGCATAGCGATATAGTATTGTGTTAAAAAATTATTATGACAGAAGTAATATATTGACTACTTTTGATGCGTTTTTATGACACTGAAAATTTTGATATATGGTAAACGATTTATTTGAAAGGATACAAAAGAATAAAGGACCTTTAGGCAAGTGGGCTTCGCAAGCAGAGGGTTACTATGTTTTTCCTAAACTTGAAGGCGATTTGGCTAACCGAATGAAATTTCATGGTAAGGAGGTTATTAACTGGAGCATAAACGATTACCTTGGTTTAGCAAACCACCCCGAAATACGAAAAGTAGATGCTGAAGCAGCGGCTGAATATGGTGCTGCATACCCGATGGGAGCAAGAATGATGAGCGGGCACACATCTTTACACGAGCAATTGGAGCAAGAACTTGCTGCTTTTGTTAAAAAAGAATCAGTGTATTTATTAAACTTTGGTTACCAAGGAATGGTATCTATAATAGATGCTTTAGTTTCCAAAAACGATATTATAGTATATGATGTAGATTCGCACGCTTGTATTATAGATGGTGTTCGACTACACATGGGTAAACGCTTTACCTACAAGCATAACGATATAGATAGCCTTGAGAAAAACCTAGAGCGTGCTACTAATATGGCAGAGCAAACAGGCGGTGGTATATTGGTTATTACCGAAGGGGTTTTTGGTATGCGAGGACAACAAGGTAAACTTAAGGAGATTGTAGCGCTTAAAGAGAAATTTAATTTTAGATTATTTGCAGACGATGCACATGGTTTTGGTACACTTGGCGAAACAGGTGCTGGAGCAGGAGAGGAGCAAGGTTGCCAAGATGGTATTGATGTTTACTTCTCTACTTTTGCAAAATCTATGGCAAGCATAGGTGCATTTGTTGCAGCAGATAAAGACGTTATTGACTTTTTAAAGTATAATATGCGTTCGCAAATGTTTGCTAAGTCATTACCAATGCTGCTAGTAAAAGGAGCGCTTAAGCGTCTTGATATGCTTAGAACACGCCCTGAGTTAAAAGCTAAACTTTGGGAAAATGTAAATGCGTTACAAAACGGACTTAAAAGCAGAGGTTTTAATATTGGCGATACTAATACATGTGTAACACCTGTATATTTAGAGGGTAGTATACCAGAGGCTATGGCTATGGTTAACGATTTGAGAGAGAATTATGCTATATTCTTATCTATAGTAGTGTATCCTGTAATACCTAAAGGTATTATATTACTTAGAATGATACCTACGGCTACGCATACTATGGAAGATATTGAAATTACACTTAAGGCTTACGAAGCTATACGTGAAAAACTAGAAAATGGTACATATAAAAAAGTAGCCGCAGCTACTACGGTAGATGTTTCTGCCGAATAAGTTTTAGTAAGTATATATTATACAAATAAAAAATCCCGAGTAAAATTTGCTCGGGATTTTTTATTAAAGGTCTTTACGGTACGTACGCCTGCGTTTGTGTACCTCTGGGCTAAAATTCTTCCAAAGGTTTTGCATAGCATAATTATCCTCAAGCTCAGGTGTTCTAATACAGTTTCTAATTTTGTTTTTCAAGAATATTTTATGGTATTCTTCAAAAATTATTGCAGTAACCCCCTTATTCTGGTACTCAGGGTCAATGCCTATTAGGTAAAATACAACGTCTTTACTGTTTTTCTTAGCTTTAAGCAGGTGCAGAAAGCCGAATGGGAATAATTTACCGTTGGCTTTTTTAAGCGCCTCTGCAAAAGAGGGCATTACAATACTAAAGGCTACTAGTTTTTTATTTTTGTCCTGAACAAACTTTATGTACTCTGGGTTAATAAGACCTACATATTTTTTTTTGAAATATTCTTTTTGCACTTCAGATACTGCCACGAAAGAAGAAAGTTTATCGTAACTCGCATTAAAAAGATCAAACATTTTATCTACGTAAGGCATTACCTCATTAGTGCTTTTAAAGTTTAGGGGTGTAAGCTCATATCGTTTTTTAATGAGTCTGGCGGCTTTTTTAAAACTCTCTACATTAACATTATCAAATGAAAATATGCTTTCTAGGTATTCTTTCTCTTTTACAAAACCCAGTTTTTCAAGATGTTCAGAGTAATAGGAGTAATTGTACCACGTTATGGCTGTGCCCATTTTATCGAAACCATCGGTAAGTACACCTACTTTATCAAGATTGGAAAAACCGATGGGTCCCTCAACGTATTCCATATT
The Flavobacterium litorale genome window above contains:
- a CDS encoding DUF2752 domain-containing protein; translation: MTRNKLYLIIALGLIAGYSWLAYIMLQGHSEHNHTPACLFKNTTGVPCPSCGNTRSIIALTEGNISEALLINPLGIIVASIMLIFPLWLLYDVSLKKDTLYKNYLKFEKTIKTKHLAIVLVVLVIINWIWNIQKGL
- a CDS encoding TM2 domain-containing protein, yielding MEAQKVDMYLMSNAKYFRSQQLNYIRERLLNLDESKWTMLQSIELKDPTTIIIVSILAGGLGIDRFLIGDTGMGVGKLLTCGGAGIWTIVDWFLIMDATRDKNIEKIQQFLG
- a CDS encoding aminotransferase class I/II-fold pyridoxal phosphate-dependent enzyme; this encodes MVNDLFERIQKNKGPLGKWASQAEGYYVFPKLEGDLANRMKFHGKEVINWSINDYLGLANHPEIRKVDAEAAAEYGAAYPMGARMMSGHTSLHEQLEQELAAFVKKESVYLLNFGYQGMVSIIDALVSKNDIIVYDVDSHACIIDGVRLHMGKRFTYKHNDIDSLEKNLERATNMAEQTGGGILVITEGVFGMRGQQGKLKEIVALKEKFNFRLFADDAHGFGTLGETGAGAGEEQGCQDGIDVYFSTFAKSMASIGAFVAADKDVIDFLKYNMRSQMFAKSLPMLLVKGALKRLDMLRTRPELKAKLWENVNALQNGLKSRGFNIGDTNTCVTPVYLEGSIPEAMAMVNDLRENYAIFLSIVVYPVIPKGIILLRMIPTATHTMEDIEITLKAYEAIREKLENGTYKKVAAATTVDVSAE
- a CDS encoding GTP cyclohydrolase yields the protein MITVKEAKTKKEIKQFIKFSFELYKDCPYWIPPIISDEMENFDATKNPAFAHADAKFYLAYRNNKIVGKTAVIINWQEVEMQQKKKVRFGWFDVIDDIEVTKALLEKVYEFGKANNMEYVEGPIGFSNLDKVGVLTDGFDKMGTAITWYNYSYYSEHLEKLGFVKEKEYLESIFSFDNVNVESFKKAARLIKKRYELTPLNFKSTNEVMPYVDKMFDLFNASYDKLSSFVAVSEVQKEYFKKKYVGLINPEYIKFVQDKNKKLVAFSIVMPSFAEALKKANGKLFPFGFLHLLKAKKNSKDVVFYLIGIDPEYQNKGVTAIIFEEYHKIFLKNKIRNCIRTPELEDNYAMQNLWKNFSPEVHKRRRTYRKDL